TCTATCACTACGAAGAACTTTTTCGAGAGATAGCTGGAAATCGTCGCTGGGTATTGGTAAGGCTCCAGGGAACCAAAAATATAACTAAGTCCATGAGGTGATGAGTTTGTCCCAATCAATACGATTAAGTTGTCATATTAGGATCGCGGATACATAACATGTACTGCGAGGAAGTTTCCATTTCTTCACTATCAATCACGCGATCCTATGACGATCCTGTATTCAAAGCCATACAAACAAAGGATGTGGATAACGATGTCAATGCCCACGGTCCCCAATATAACACCGGAAATCATATTGAAACGAAACGAAGTATTAAATCTGCTTCTCACCTCCATTGCGCTGGAGGAAATCGGACTTTCTCACATTATTAATACAGAGGGGGAAAAAATCCAAAGGATCGTGAAGGAGCAATCCCTCTCGCTCAATGATGCGCTTGCCTTAAACAACAGCGTAGAACGCATGCTGCGCAATGTCATTAAGACCGAGATGCTCCTACAATTCAGGCTGGAGGATATTATCAAACTGGAGCAGATGCATAATCATGAGCATCATCACGATGACTTACCCGACACCCCTGACATCCCCGACCTTTCTTGCTTCAAAGAATAACCCTTACTACTTCCACTGCTTTTCATGGGATCTTAATTTTATTGAAGAGGGATGATGATGACCTTACAAGATAAAGTTCCTTCATATGATGTGCCTACGCGCGAAGAAGCTCTGAGTCATTTGCTGCAATCGATTGCCCTAGAGGAAGAAGCCTTGTCCAGATTGCTAAATGCCGAAGCAGACAAAGCCCTTGCTTTCGTTGGCAAAAATCTGGACTTCCCCAACAACCCCTCTAATGATGAGATCATTACCTTTAATCGTACAGTCATTTCGATTCTGGATTCGGTGCTCATGGCTGAGTGGCTTTTGTTAAAAAAGCTGAACGCAGCCATTCACATGTACCCTGTGGCGCTTAAATCAAATTTTGAGATGGAAGCATCCAATTTCGGGGATGAATTGGATGACGACTTCACCATCGACTATTAACGATTGATCATTTCAGGAATTCGAGGTCAATTGCCATGAAGAACAAAGGTATCGATGACCAAACCGTTCTAAAGCTAACCTATTCCATCCTCCAGTTGGTCAAAGGATTGGAATCTCGCTTTCATCATGCCAAAGATTATGAGCTCATGCTGTTTGGCTACCAAATATCAACGATGATCAATCTGCTCGTCAGACTGCATACCCACATACATAATAAGCAGATTGCTCACAGCTTCCTTTTTGAATCGCATCCCCCCCTCCATCCCACTAGTGAAATGCACACTCCTGTCCTTGCTGCGATAGCCCAGTTATCGGAATGGGTAAAGACATGGAGGTTTTCACATAAACAAATCACCACCTTGATAGAAAATCATCTGCGGCAATTACAAGCTTCTTACTCGATAGAACCGGAAGAGGATTCCCCCTACGACGAGCCGATGCAAGTGGAGCTTGAAGGAGATATTCGAGACGACGAACCTGTACAGCTTGACGTTCCACCTGTGCCTACCCCAACCCCTCCATTGCTCGCAAACAAAGCACGCATCGATACTGCCAAAAACCGAAAATCAGCACGTCAAAAACCCCCATTATTAGCACAGGCTGCGTCCGTCCCTACTCCCGATAAAAACAAAAGCAAACCCAAGCGTCCCAAGCCTGTAACAAACGTGGCAAAAGTGCGTGGCCAGAAAAAAATGCTCGCTAAGCGAGTGTCTGCACCTACAAAGCCTCCCTTTGTACCGAACTCCGTAAAGGTACGTATCGGCAATGTCACCAAGGTCATCCACATATGAACCTGAATCTAATGAAGGAGTAAGGGATATGGCTCGTTTGGAATTGATCGAAGTGGCCGGCAACAGTTATGTGGTCTCCGGTAAATACGGGATCGGTGTCTATTTGGATAGGTCCAGCAAAACTGCTGTTTGCATTGATAGCGGCCCGAATACCACTGTCATCGAAAAAGTATGCGCGAGAATCAGCGATCGAGGGTATCAAATCCTTGCCGTTGTTCATACACATGGTCACGCTGTTAACCACGGTGGCAATCCCTATTTGATAAAAAGGTTCCCCAATCTACGCATCTATGCGACACATCTAGCATCCTATATCATCGAAAATCCGCATCTCGAGCCTTTGGTTTTCGACGCAAGTGGAGGGTCTGATACGAAGCCTGATGAAAACAAAGAGAATACACGTGCGCTCGTAACGGATTATCTTCCCTCCACCGATGGTATCTTTCACGTCCATACCATTCCATTCAAAATCGTCTCCTTACCTGGACATTCGCCGGGAATGGTCGGCATTATTACCCCTGATCATGTCCTTTACTGCGGCGATGCCTTGTTTGGTCCCAAAACATTGAACAAGCAGGATCTCCTTTTTTTTGACGATCTGAAGGCTGCCAGAAGAAGCTTCAAGAAGCTTTCGATGATGAAATTGAATGCTTATGTGCTGTACCATGGCGGACCTTACAAGACAGTCACAGGGCTAATTAACAGGCATCTCACCCTTATGAAAGACACCTCTACTTTTCTTGAAGAATGGATTCATGAGCAGCCAAGCACTCTCGAACAAGTAGTCCAAAAGGTCATGAAAAAGTATGCGTTTGAAGATGACTTGCACCGCTACGGTTTGACTACCTCGATTATCCGCTCTTATTTAAAAGAACTACAGCAAGAGAACCGAATTGTCGCAAAGGTGGACAATGGTTTACTGCTATTCAGCAAACCCGCGCCAAACACTTGAACAAAGGCTGTATATGGGGGTGTACCATGGGTAAAAAACGTATTTTAATCGGGAGTCCCATTCAACAATTCCCGATTATTTTGGAGGAATTCCTTCAATCCCTCACGGAGTTGATTACTAAAAATGAACTGATCCATTACCTGTTCATTGACGATAACAAAGACCCACTTTCCAGTACACTCTTGGCTGATTTCGAGAAGGAGGACAAACGAACCGTCATCCTCAAAAACACAGACAATGATACGTATGTCCGAAATGAAATGACCCATTATTGGACGGAACGGAATATTTGGAAGGTAGCGAAAATGAAAGATACGATTATCTCCTATGCGCTCAAAGAGAGTTTTGATTACTTGTTTTTGATCGATTCCGATCTCGTTTTACATCCTCACACCCTGCAACAGCTGCTTCAAGCCAATAAAGATATTATCTCCAACATTTACTGGACACGCTGGCAGCCTGATTCGATTGAGCTTCCTCAAGTTTGGCTGATGGATCAATACACGTTAACACGCGAGGGCGCTTCCGAATCAGCGGAGAACCAAAACTTTTTGGAGATGCTGCGTAAACCGGGTGTGTATGAGGTAGGAGGCCTCGGTGCATGCACATTAATCCACCGAAAGGTCTTGGAAGCAGGCGTCAGCTTTAAACGAATTGCGAACTTGTCGTTCTGGGGAGAAGATCGGCATTTTTGCGTTCGGGCTGTAGCTATGGGCTTTTCTTTGCATGTGGATACACATCTTCCCGGGTACCACATCTACCGTCAGTCGGATCTGGCAGGAGTGAGCGATTATCGCAAAAAAAATGGCATGACAGCGAGGAAAGTGAATCAAATTTCAATCAGTTTATGCATGATTGTCAAAAATGAAGAAGACGCTCTGGAGCGTTGCCTCTCCACCGTTGCGGATCTCGTCGATGAAATCATTATCGTCGACACGGGTTCAACAGACCGCACGAAAGAAATTGCGTCCAACTATGGCTGTACCATTTATGATTTCGAGTGGATTGATGATTTTTCAGCCGCACGCAACTATGCGTTCAGCAAGGCAACCTGCCCCTATATTTTGTGGTTGGATGCAGACGATATCCTTCTGGAAAAAGACCGTCAGCTCTTCCGCGAGTTGAGGTTTACATTGAATTACAGCATCGACAGTGTCACGATGAACTACAACCTTTCTGTAGACAGCAATGGGAATGTGGCATACAGCATTCGCCGCAATCGCCTCGTAAAACGCGACCGCCGATTTCGCTGGATCGGGCCCGTCCATGAGTATTTGGAAGTAAGCGGTAACGTCATCAACAGTGACATATCCATCACGCATAACAAGCAGAAGGAATACACGGACCGCAATCTGCAAATCTATCGACGCAGAGATGCCAAAGGGGAAGAATTCTCGCCACGGGACTTGTACTATTATGCGAATGAATTACGCGACAATCAGTATCATGAAGAAGCCATTACTTTTTACACGAAGTTCCTGAACACCCAACAAGGCTGGGTAGAGGACAACATTAACGCTTGCCTGAAGTTGGCGAGTTGCTATTCCCACCTCTATGAGAGACAAAATGTTCTGTCGTCGCTATACCGTACGTTCAACTACGATCGCCCACGGGCGGAAGCGTGCTGCCAGATTGGAGCCTTTCACGTCGAAGATAAAAATTGGCTGCTCGCCATTTTTTGGTATGATCTCGCAACAAAAGTAGAACCACCTGCTGAAAAGCTCGCACACATCGACCATGTTTCCTGGACCTGGCTACCTCATCTGCAACTCTGCTTATGCTATTCTCAAATCGGGGACAACGAGAAGTCACGTCACCACAATGATATTGCCTATTTATACAACCCAACTCACCCTAGCATTCTCTACAACAAAAAGTACTTTGAGTCTCTGACCTGACTCCCCTCGTGATCATGAAAAAGTTACCCACCCTGTGGGTGAATGTATACATGCCATAAGTAATGGTGGTCTATTTTTTGATGAGCACGGGCTTACCAGTTAACACAAAGGTCAATCTGGAAATCAGATTGGCTTTTTTCCGTTTCTATACAGCCAGGCACGCGCACAGATAAAGCCTCATAGCATAGTAATAAGTTTTTGAATGTAACAGGAAGGATGAATGCCATGTCTCAAGCCAATATTCCCAATATTACTCCCACCATTACTGTAACGAGAGACGATGCTATCAATCTCCTCCTTACTTCCATCGCCATCGAAGAGCTCAGCCTCGGGCATATTATTCATGCAGAAGCAGAAAAAATGCAATATGCCATTGGTACACTACCAGGCTTGACTGTTCCTGCTTCGGTAAGCGATCTCCTTCTGGTGAATGCAAGCGTTCGCCAAACCTTGCAAGACGTTACGAAAAAAGAAATGCTCTTGCAATCGAAACTGGACAACATCCTGTCTGTTTCATCTAGCAGCACAGGTGGCATAACGGGGGCTACAGGGACCACGGGCGTTGGTGTGACGGGTGCCACCGGGGATACAGGTGCGGCGGGGATTACTGGACCGACTGGCGTAACGGGTGCCACCGGAGAAACTGGCGCTACCGGGGCCACTGGCGCGACTGGACCTGCTTTCACCACTGAAAACTTCTCAGCCTTTTTATCAACTGAAACCCTTGGGGAATCTTCCCAATTAGTTAACTGGTCAACAGCGGGCCCCTACTATGGCAGCCCAAGTTTCAATCCGCTAACTGGCACTTATACAGTACCAGCGACTGGAACTTACGCCATCAAAGCAACCATTAACTATGAAACAAGCGAAGCCATTACCGTTAGTTTAGGCCCGGAAATCACCCCTGCAATTGAAGTACAGAGAATCACCCCTACTGCAACAAATCTCATTATCGGTGATTTTCCTGTTCTCAACGTAAACATTGCGCTCGTACTCATATTAAGAACCATCCTGGGGGCGGGAACCGTCACACTCGCGGGTGACGTTCAACTCAATGCAGGTGATACACTCGGTTTGTTCTATGTTGCCAATGGATTGACCATCAACCTCAACTTAGGCGGAGGAGGCGAGGGCATCGTCTGGTCCATTCATCGTCTCACCTAACAAGACTTTGCCTTTACGAAAAAAGCTGACTGCACTCTACCATGCAGTCAGCTTTTTCCTGTCCGTTACATTCCCGGCTTACACCTTTTTCACAAATTCCGATTTCAATTTCATTGGACCAAAACCATCGATTTTGCAGTCGATATCATGGTCTCCGTCAATCAAACGGATATTTTTCACTTTTGTCCCGATTTTCACGACCAAAGAAGTCCCTTTAACCTTGAGGTCTTTAATGACGGTTACGGTGTCGCCATCGTTCAAGACATTTCCATTCGCGTCCTTGATGACTTTGTTATCTTCACCGTTGTCGCTGTCTGCTTGCAACGTCCACTCATGGCTGCATTCCGGGCATACCAAGGAGCTTCCATCTTCGTACGTGTATTCTGAATGACATTTTGGGCAATTTGGCAATTGACTCATTTTTGATATAACCTCCATTCGATACTGTCCATTCTACCATAACTACCAAAAAATACTTGCCAGCTAACCAGTAAGCCCTTCGTCCCGTGCTTTTTTAACGGCCTCTTCGCGATTCTTAACACCCAATTTTGCATAAATCACTGTGGTGCAATTGCGTACCGTTCCTTCTGAAAGAAAGATTTTCTCCGCGATTGTTTTCATGCGAAGCCCCTCTACTAACGAGGCCAGTATGCCCCTTTCCCGTTCGGTCAACCCATAGGGACAATCGCGTCCTTGCTTTTGGCGAAGTCCATTCAGCTCTTCTTGCTGCAAGCGCATTTCTTTGAAAAGGACTTCCGCAATCTTATGGTTAATCAACGCTTCACCCTGATGAACCACGCGTATCGCCTCTACCAGCTCGACCGGACTAACCGATTTTAACAAGTAGCCATTCGCGCCTCTCCCTAGCGTTTCTGCCGCAAGGGCTGTTTCTTCGAAGGTCGTCAACATAATGACACGCATATCCGGCCACCGTTCACGTATCGCTTGTATTGTCTTCGCCCCGTCCATGACAGGCATTTGAACGTCCAAAAGTACGACGTCGGGCTTTTCCTTTGGAATGATGTCCAGTGCCATCAAGCCGTTCTCTGCGACCCCGACCACCTGCAAATCCTGCTGATTCTGTAAAACGAGTTGCAAGCTTTCCCTCACAAAGGGCTGATCATCGACGATCAGGATACGTATGCCTGCACTTGGTACAGCCTGCATAGCTGGCAGACTACAAATGACCGTCACACCTCCTTCGTCCATACAATGGATCGATAATCGTCCCTGAAGTGCTTCCAGCCTTTCCTTCATCGATTGCAAACCAAAGCCAAATTCGATTGTCCCATTTCCTTGCCCATTATCTTCGACCTGCAACCGGATCTGGGCTTCTTCAAAGTAAAGCCCCACTTGAACTTGTGATGCTTTTCCATGTCGCACAGCATTGGTCAGTGTTTCTTGCAAGCAGCGGTACAAAGTCAGCTTTATGGAACGGCTCAACGCATACTCAGCACCGTACATACGCAGCTTGACGGACACCCCTGTAGCCACTTGAAATTGCTCGATTAATTCAACGAAGGCGGACTCCATCGTCGTAGCAGATTCATAGCCATTCTGAGCCCACTTGTGGAAAATCCCTCTGGACTCGTCCAAACCTTGTCGGGCCATCCGCAAAAGCATGTCCAGCCGACTAGCCTCCGCATCTGGTATTTTAGACCGAAGCATCTCCATCCCCATAATAAGCGATGTCATCGTGTGCCCGACCGTGTCATGCAGCTCTCTGGACATTTTGTTCCGTTCTTCCAGCAGCGTGATTTCCTCCACCCGGGAAGTGTATTGCTCCAATATTTGGTTCTGATGTTGAATGATCAAGCCTTGCTTATGCATATGGCTAAGCAATTGAAAGGCAAAACCAAGCGCATATGCCGCGAAATGGTACACGATTAGATCACTTACGACTATTAGCTGGAAATCAAACCCAATTGCCTCACCCACAAGAAACGGAATCGCCAAAATCGCCAATGGTCCCGTCCAGCGATAAGATCGTTCCACACTGTGATATCCGATGAGAAAAGCGATGGGGATAAACTGCCATCTTACTCCTTCAAAAAAGAAGTTCAAGGCAATGAACAAACTTCCACTCAAAATAATCTCAGCGAACAAATATAGGTTACGAGAGTATCGACGCAAACAACTTGGGACGACAAGCACGAAGAACAAAACGATCAATGTAATCGCTAGCGGATAAGGCAATTGATCGTGATGGCGGACAAAACCGAGAATAATCGTCAAACCCCACATAAAGTGGATGGTGAAGATCATCCAGTCGACCCATAACCATCGTTTAACAAAAGCAAGCAATTGGCACACCTCATCTACACCAAAACTTTCTCTCCATTATAGTATCAGATGACGATCAGCTACTATCACGACAAACAATGACATTCTGTGACTTCTCACCGTGACACTCATCGTCCTATACTCATCCCTGTCGCTGGCTTACAACAATTGACTGACGCAAAACGCGAAAGGTGATGAAACATGACATTATTTGCTCTACGAAAATGGTTTGCCGTTCTGCTCGTATCCTGCCTCATGCTGATACAGCCCCTATCTGTGGTCAATGCTCGCTCCCCTCTTACTGCTCTTTCCATCGAACAAGTAGTTGATCCCGTCATGAAAAATGAAATGAACAACTTGCATATCCCAGGCGCAGCCATTGTCATTACCCAGGGAGACCGCATCATTTTTAAAAAAGGCTATGGCTTTGCCGACGTCGAACAGCAAATCCCCGTTGATCCTGAGCGTACGGTGTTTCGAATCGGTTCCGTGACCAAGTCGTTTACTGCTACTGCAGCCATGCAGCTCGTGGAAAAAGGCAAGCTTTCCTTA
The window above is part of the Brevibacillus brevis NBRC 100599 genome. Proteins encoded here:
- a CDS encoding zinc ribbon domain-containing protein YjdM — encoded protein: MSQLPNCPKCHSEYTYEDGSSLVCPECSHEWTLQADSDNGEDNKVIKDANGNVLNDGDTVTVIKDLKVKGTSLVVKIGTKVKNIRLIDGDHDIDCKIDGFGPMKLKSEFVKKV
- a CDS encoding glycosyltransferase, whose amino-acid sequence is MGKKRILIGSPIQQFPIILEEFLQSLTELITKNELIHYLFIDDNKDPLSSTLLADFEKEDKRTVILKNTDNDTYVRNEMTHYWTERNIWKVAKMKDTIISYALKESFDYLFLIDSDLVLHPHTLQQLLQANKDIISNIYWTRWQPDSIELPQVWLMDQYTLTREGASESAENQNFLEMLRKPGVYEVGGLGACTLIHRKVLEAGVSFKRIANLSFWGEDRHFCVRAVAMGFSLHVDTHLPGYHIYRQSDLAGVSDYRKKNGMTARKVNQISISLCMIVKNEEDALERCLSTVADLVDEIIIVDTGSTDRTKEIASNYGCTIYDFEWIDDFSAARNYAFSKATCPYILWLDADDILLEKDRQLFRELRFTLNYSIDSVTMNYNLSVDSNGNVAYSIRRNRLVKRDRRFRWIGPVHEYLEVSGNVINSDISITHNKQKEYTDRNLQIYRRRDAKGEEFSPRDLYYYANELRDNQYHEEAITFYTKFLNTQQGWVEDNINACLKLASCYSHLYERQNVLSSLYRTFNYDRPRAEACCQIGAFHVEDKNWLLAIFWYDLATKVEPPAEKLAHIDHVSWTWLPHLQLCLCYSQIGDNEKSRHHNDIAYLYNPTHPSILYNKKYFESLT
- a CDS encoding helix-turn-helix transcriptional regulator — translated: MCQLLAFVKRWLWVDWMIFTIHFMWGLTIILGFVRHHDQLPYPLAITLIVLFFVLVVPSCLRRYSRNLYLFAEIILSGSLFIALNFFFEGVRWQFIPIAFLIGYHSVERSYRWTGPLAILAIPFLVGEAIGFDFQLIVVSDLIVYHFAAYALGFAFQLLSHMHKQGLIIQHQNQILEQYTSRVEEITLLEERNKMSRELHDTVGHTMTSLIMGMEMLRSKIPDAEASRLDMLLRMARQGLDESRGIFHKWAQNGYESATTMESAFVELIEQFQVATGVSVKLRMYGAEYALSRSIKLTLYRCLQETLTNAVRHGKASQVQVGLYFEEAQIRLQVEDNGQGNGTIEFGFGLQSMKERLEALQGRLSIHCMDEGGVTVICSLPAMQAVPSAGIRILIVDDQPFVRESLQLVLQNQQDLQVVGVAENGLMALDIIPKEKPDVVLLDVQMPVMDGAKTIQAIRERWPDMRVIMLTTFEETALAAETLGRGANGYLLKSVSPVELVEAIRVVHQGEALINHKIAEVLFKEMRLQQEELNGLRQKQGRDCPYGLTERERGILASLVEGLRMKTIAEKIFLSEGTVRNCTTVIYAKLGVKNREEAVKKARDEGLTG
- a CDS encoding MBL fold metallo-hydrolase, which codes for MARLELIEVAGNSYVVSGKYGIGVYLDRSSKTAVCIDSGPNTTVIEKVCARISDRGYQILAVVHTHGHAVNHGGNPYLIKRFPNLRIYATHLASYIIENPHLEPLVFDASGGSDTKPDENKENTRALVTDYLPSTDGIFHVHTIPFKIVSLPGHSPGMVGIITPDHVLYCGDALFGPKTLNKQDLLFFDDLKAARRSFKKLSMMKLNAYVLYHGGPYKTVTGLINRHLTLMKDTSTFLEEWIHEQPSTLEQVVQKVMKKYAFEDDLHRYGLTTSIIRSYLKELQQENRIVAKVDNGLLLFSKPAPNT